CGCCCTTTTCAGGGATATCTTGTGGGCGGACTCCCAATCCACGAGGGGCTCGCCGGCAACGACCTGGTTGCTGAGGCCCGCGGTAACTATCGCGCATGCGTTGGATCCCCCGTACTCCGCCTCCTTGACGTTGAACACGTATTGGACCTCTGCAGCGGTCATCATCCCCACGGAATTCTCCGGCAATCCGAACGCATCCCTTACGCGGATGATGTCTTTCATAGGATCCGAACAATCATAATCGTGCGGAACCTGCATTATGAACAGCGCATCGGCTTCGGTTATGCCTCCATTCAGAACGGCGGAGCTCAGAACCTCCATCGTCTCGGTGAATTTCACTATGCCTACGCCAAGCCCATCCAACTCTTTGAGCTCGACCGATTTTACATATCTCACAAAATTGCCTCCCAAATCTTATAGAACAGCGATTCGAACAATCCCTGGACATGTATGCCGATAATGGCATAAAGAACCAGAGCGACTGTGAAAATGAAAAGAAGAGACGAAAGCTCCACGAGCCTCAGGCAGCGCCTGACATCGTCCGTAGACGGCATCGGGCCGGTTCCCATGACGTAGACCCCTTTCTTCTCCATGCTTATGCCCAAAACGGCGGCCACCGCGGTCATCGACCAGCCGCTGTTGGGGCTAGGCGTTTTCGTATGCTCCGCCTTGGCGGCAGGAACGGCGGCCCTCCAGTCCATCCTGAGCAGATAGCCTGCGAGAGCGACGAAATATGGCGATACTCTGGACGTCAGGAAACCCAGGACGTCATCGAATCTCGCCGGGAAATGCCCGATGTTGGCGTATTTATCGTTGAGATAGCCCCACATCGCATCCATCAGATTGGCGCAGCGGAACATTATCGCCCCCGGAAGCCCGAACAGGCCGAAATAGAACGCGGGCGAATAGACGCTGTCCACCAGATTCTCGGAGACGGTCTCGCAGCAGGAGGAAGCAATATGCTCCGCGTCCATGCCCTTGGTGTTCCTGCTCACTATCATCTGGACCTTCGCGGCGGCGTCCTCCACTTTTCCGGCGTCCAGATCGGCCCTTATGGGATCGCAATGGTGCCTGAACGAAAAAACCGCGAAGGTTATCTTGGATATGAAGGCAGTAGCCACGATCCAAGCGATCTCCCCCGCCAAAGGGTCCCAAAGAGAGAATGCGAAGCGGACGAGAGTCGTTATTATGAGCGCTATCGAACAGAAAAGCGCGAACACGAGCAGATACGACAGAAATCCGACGGTCGTGGCGAAATGGGATGCCCTGTTTTTGACGTGCCTGTCTATCGCGCCGAGGATGTTTCCCATCCATCTGAGGGGGTGGACCGAATTGGGCAGCTCGCCTACGAAACGGTCTATCAGGACCGCCAAAACCACAACTGCGATTGCATCGACCCACAATGGCATCCGATCGCCCATTTATTACGGAATCGGCAGCGGCTATGAACTTGCAGTTCCTATCGCGGTCTTTCACGCTGTATCTGATATAATCGGAGAATCTCTCCCCGAAAGACGAGCAATCGCGCACCATTATCCCGCGCGCGAGCATCTTCCTTTTGAAATCGGCGGCGTCCATCCCCAACGGGCGGACAGAAGAGAAATAGAAGAACGAATCCGACACCGGCCCAACCGGGAATCCTATGTCATCCAGAGACGAGTTCATGACCTCCGATTCCTCGGCCATGACCGACGCCGCCTTGTCCACGTAATCCAGTCTGTCGCGGATGAGGACATTGGCCACGGTCTGCTCGATCTGCCCCACGTTCCAAGTCATGCGGACCTTGTCCATCTCGGCTATTATGTCCGGGTTGGAGAATCCGAACCCTATTCTGATGCCAGGTATCGCAAATGATTTGGTCAGGGAAGATGCGACGATGAGGTTGCTGAACCTGTCCACCATGCCGGAAAGCGTTATGTCCACATACCCCGGCACAAGCTCCAGAAGCGTCTCGTCAAGGAAAACCAGCGTCCCGGTCTCCTCGCACGCCCTGACTATGGAGATCAGCTTTTCCCTGGGTTCGACCCTGCCCGTGGGATTGTTTGGGTTGCAGATGTAAACCGCCTTGCATCCTTGCGCCTTCTCAATGTAGGAATCGGCATCGAGCCTGAAATCGTCGCTTTCGGTGAGATCGAACCATTCCGGCTCCGCGCCGACGATGCGGCATTGCTGGGCGTATTCCGCGAACGAAGGGCGGCACATCAGAGCCTTGTCTCCCTTAGTTAGGAAGGTGTTGGGAACGTTCCTGATTATCTCCGAGGATCCCGCGCCGATCACGATGCATTCAGGGGGTATGTCGAAGGCCTTCGATAGGGTGTCTTTGAGCTCCGAGCACGAATCGTCCGGATAATGGCCCACATCCGCTGCGGCGGAAGCCATTATTTCGGCGATATCCGCCGGCGGGCCGAATGGATTCAGATTGTGGCTATAATCTTCTATGCCCTCCAGCTTCCACGCTTGGCCCCCATGGACGGTCTTG
The nucleotide sequence above comes from Candidatus Methanomethylophilaceae archaeon. Encoded proteins:
- the cobD gene encoding cobalamin biosynthesis protein CobD — its product is MPLWVDAIAVVVLAVLIDRFVGELPNSVHPLRWMGNILGAIDRHVKNRASHFATTVGFLSYLLVFALFCSIALIITTLVRFAFSLWDPLAGEIAWIVATAFISKITFAVFSFRHHCDPIRADLDAGKVEDAAAKVQMIVSRNTKGMDAEHIASSCCETVSENLVDSVYSPAFYFGLFGLPGAIMFRCANLMDAMWGYLNDKYANIGHFPARFDDVLGFLTSRVSPYFVALAGYLLRMDWRAAVPAAKAEHTKTPSPNSGWSMTAVAAVLGISMEKKGVYVMGTGPMPSTDDVRRCLRLVELSSLLFIFTVALVLYAIIGIHVQGLFESLFYKIWEAIL